In a single window of the Planctomycetota bacterium genome:
- a CDS encoding sulfatase → MNLLVIVSDTLRWDYLGCYGNDWIETPNLDRLAAESALFLDAFAEGLPTIPARRVLMTGRNIVPFAYRPQASDPVQLHGWHPLFDEDVTLAEHLREHDYVSAFFNDVYHMMKPGKNFHRGFDHWSWIRGQEGDPWALRDPARVRKELRRAAAGRPVDSRAWIIQHLVNRQSWRSEADTLVAQTMRTAADWLRGYTLKNPFYMHVECFDPHEPWDPPLEYARKYDPKITPADILDGHIPPGHVSHMTRRQARNCLTTYAGEVTLVDRWVGHLLDTLRETGHDRDTLVVFTSDHGCMLGEQGEIHKGQDRLRNQCTRLPLLIRHPKRKGAGQRVKGFVQHQDIMPTALALMGLPAPTRCLGKSAWPLVEGKGKGRSHVVSAFGPYACLRTHKWNYVCPWTPLPKGWKPRVDLYDLAADPKELANVAADHPDVAGELAARLEAELKKYAPLTSGTFQSLAKGAGHSFSFDALPRFDRRR, encoded by the coding sequence ATGAACCTCCTCGTCATCGTCAGCGACACACTACGTTGGGACTACCTCGGCTGCTACGGCAACGACTGGATCGAGACGCCCAATCTCGACCGGCTGGCCGCCGAGAGCGCGCTGTTCCTCGATGCCTTTGCCGAGGGTCTGCCGACCATCCCCGCCCGTCGCGTGCTCATGACCGGCCGCAACATCGTGCCCTTCGCCTACCGCCCCCAGGCGAGCGACCCGGTGCAACTCCACGGCTGGCACCCGCTCTTCGATGAAGACGTGACCCTGGCCGAGCACCTCCGCGAGCACGACTACGTGTCGGCCTTCTTCAACGACGTGTACCACATGATGAAGCCGGGGAAGAACTTCCACCGCGGGTTCGACCACTGGTCGTGGATCCGCGGCCAGGAGGGCGACCCGTGGGCGCTGCGCGACCCGGCCCGCGTGCGCAAGGAACTCCGCCGCGCCGCCGCAGGCCGGCCCGTGGACTCCCGCGCGTGGATCATCCAGCATCTCGTCAACCGCCAGAGTTGGAGGTCCGAGGCCGACACCCTTGTCGCCCAGACGATGCGCACGGCTGCCGACTGGCTCCGCGGCTACACCCTCAAGAACCCGTTCTACATGCACGTCGAGTGCTTCGATCCCCACGAGCCGTGGGACCCGCCGCTCGAGTATGCGCGCAAGTACGACCCGAAGATCACCCCTGCCGACATCCTGGACGGCCACATCCCGCCCGGCCACGTGAGCCACATGACGAGGCGGCAGGCGAGGAACTGCCTCACGACCTACGCCGGCGAGGTCACGCTCGTGGACCGCTGGGTCGGCCACCTGCTCGACACGCTCCGCGAGACGGGCCATGACCGCGACACCCTCGTCGTCTTCACCTCCGACCACGGCTGCATGCTCGGCGAGCAGGGCGAGATTCACAAGGGCCAGGATCGGCTGCGCAACCAGTGCACGCGGCTGCCGCTCCTCATCCGCCACCCGAAGCGCAAGGGCGCGGGGCAGCGGGTGAAGGGCTTCGTGCAGCATCAGGACATCATGCCCACGGCCCTCGCGCTGATGGGCCTGCCCGCCCCGACACGTTGCCTGGGCAAGAGCGCCTGGCCGCTCGTCGAGGGCAAGGGCAAGGGACGGAGCCACGTGGTCTCGGCCTTCGGCCCCTACGCCTGCCTGCGCACGCACAAGTGGAACTACGTGTGCCCCTGGACGCCGCTGCCGAAGGGCTGGAAGCCGCGCGTGGACCTCTACGACCTGGCGGCCGACCCGAAGGAGCTGGCGAATGTGGCGGCCGACCATCCCGATGTGGCCGGCGAACTCGCCGCGCGCCTCGAGGCGGAACTGAAGAAGTACGCCCCGTTGACCAGCGGCACGTTCCAGTCGCTGGCCAAGGGCGCTGGACACTCCTTCAGCTTCGACGCTCTGCCGCGGTTCGACCGGAGAA
- a CDS encoding Ldh family oxidoreductase produces the protein MSCPDIKGRTPGASGWTRFPRQFLLDFAIEFLVKRGVRADRAACLAETAVATEAFGIHTHGLVLIPYWDKFIGDRIDPCAEPRVVKERPATALIDGAGGFGQLALALARDLAADKARECGVATVAGTNLSWLAALGPQILPLSRSGLFAQLWVQNNTCKDCAPWGGIDARFSTNPVALTFPTGALPMLSDFSSAALSMGKVRAMIRRGESAPENLFMDQEGHPTRDPRVVPDGGTIFHLGGERYGYRGYALSLWAEALTAMAGGSANNPDVPDRQTFCLTVTDPEAFAGGDYYYREMARFVAHLKSSRLRPGFDAVRLPGERAQRAAEEAETHGILVEGRLVELLNETAKRNGLAPLTSGDTT, from the coding sequence ATGAGCTGTCCCGACATCAAGGGCCGAACGCCCGGCGCATCGGGCTGGACTCGCTTCCCAAGGCAGTTCCTCCTCGACTTCGCCATCGAGTTTCTCGTGAAGCGGGGCGTGCGCGCCGACAGGGCCGCCTGCCTGGCCGAGACCGCCGTGGCCACCGAGGCCTTCGGCATCCACACCCACGGCCTCGTGCTCATCCCCTACTGGGATAAGTTCATCGGGGACCGCATTGACCCCTGCGCCGAGCCGCGCGTGGTCAAGGAGCGGCCTGCCACGGCGCTGATTGACGGCGCCGGCGGCTTCGGCCAGCTCGCCCTTGCGCTCGCGCGCGACCTCGCCGCCGACAAAGCCCGGGAATGCGGCGTCGCCACCGTGGCCGGCACCAACCTGTCCTGGCTCGCCGCCCTCGGCCCCCAGATTCTCCCGCTGTCGCGCTCGGGTCTGTTCGCCCAGCTCTGGGTGCAGAACAACACGTGCAAGGACTGCGCTCCCTGGGGCGGCATTGATGCCCGGTTCTCGACCAACCCGGTGGCCCTCACCTTCCCCACCGGCGCCTTGCCGATGCTCAGCGACTTCTCGTCGGCGGCTCTCTCGATGGGCAAGGTGCGCGCGATGATTCGCCGCGGGGAATCCGCCCCCGAGAACCTGTTCATGGACCAGGAAGGGCACCCCACCCGCGATCCGCGCGTCGTGCCCGACGGCGGCACCATCTTCCACCTGGGCGGCGAGCGCTACGGCTATCGCGGCTACGCCCTTTCGCTGTGGGCCGAGGCCCTCACCGCCATGGCCGGCGGCAGCGCCAACAACCCCGACGTGCCCGACCGCCAGACCTTCTGCCTCACCGTGACCGACCCCGAGGCATTCGCGGGCGGCGACTACTATTACCGGGAGATGGCGCGTTTCGTCGCCCACCTCAAGAGCAGCCGCCTGCGCCCCGGCTTCGACGCGGTGCGGCTGCCGGGCGAGCGCGCCCAGCGTGCCGCCGAGGAGGCCGAGACGCACGGCATCCTGGTCGAAGGCCGCCTCGTGGAGCTGCTCAACGAGACCGCAAAGAGAAACGGCCTCGCCCCCCTCACCTCAGGAGACACGACGTGA